In Merismopedia glauca CCAP 1448/3, the genomic window TAATTATTTGGGGCGCTATTCACGGTTTTAGTACCCTGACTTGGGCGTTAGGAGTATCAATTGTAGTTTGGCTCTTAAGTATTGGTATCGATTTTTTGGCGGGATATTGGGGTGCTAAACGCTTTGGTGCTAGTTCTTGGGGGCAGTGGGGAGCTTTTATAGGTTTATTTGTGGGAATATTCGGTTTACTACCAGCTTTGCCCATTGGAGGTCCAATTTTAGGTATTTTCGTGGGGCCATTTGTGGGGGCGATTTTGGGAGAATTTCTCTATCGGCGAGAGTTAGAACTTACTCCCAGATTGCGTCAAGCTGTACAAGCGGGAATTGGGATTGTAGTTGGTTCGTTGATCGGACGGTTGATTCATGCTTTACTGGCGATCGCAGCAGTGGTTGTCTTTTTGTGGACGACTTTACCTAGCATGACGGGAACTTAGGGGCGATCGCCACAATCTTATAGATTGATAAGCTAATCAGAATTTAAATTAGGTATGAAAGAGATTTGGAACACAGCTATCAATCAAACTCTCTCCTCTGCTCCTCCGCTCCTCCGCCCCTCTGCACCTTATCCCCCATCTTCACCGTAGCAGAGTGGCTAGAGTATCTTGGAAGTATGGGAATGCTCTAGATCGTGGCTTGGCTAAAGGTGCTGCTAAGCGAAGCACTATTTCCATTAACCAGGGTGCGAGCCGATTACACCATACTGCTAAATGACTCTGCCAGCCTACTAGTATCTCAGTATTACCTTTGTTTAATCCATCTATGAGGGATTTTGCCACTTGCTGTGGAGTCATGGGAATAATCCACCGAAAAGATTGTATATTTCGCACCATGTCAGTCTCAGTTAGAGATGGTAGCAAGGAAACAACTTTGATGTTATGTTGTGCCAATTCTCCTCGTAGTGCTTGGGTAAATCCGACAATTGCAAATTTGGTAGCTGAATATGTAGCCATCGTTGGTGCAGCTAATTTACCCATCAAACTAGATACATTAACGATTGTTCCTTGCTGTTGAGTTGCCATTCGCCTTGCAATTAGACGGGTAACGGTGTACATTCCGACTAGGTTGACGCTGATTTCTGCTTGGACTTGGGGTAAACGAGACTGTAAGAAGGGTACTTGGTGAGCTATACCTGCACAGTTGATCAACAAGTCAATTGGTCCATGATCGCGCCATGCTTGGGCGATCGCAATATTAACCTCTATTGGCTCAGATAAATCTAAAGCTAGGGGGATGGCTTCTACACCAAGGCGTTCAATTTCCGCCGCAACTTCGGCTAATCGCCGTTCATCTCTGGCGACTAATAACAGACGATTGATGCCCTGATTTACTAATTCTAGGGCGATCGCCAAACCAATGCCACGAGAAGCTCCAGTAACTAGAGCGGTTTTTCCTTGAATCTTCACGATGAAAATCTCCAAAAATTGAAGTCTCACTACGCTATTGGGTTAAGCCCAAAAAAAGTTGCTATCAAACGACTTTTGAAGTCGCAATGAGACAAAATATATTCACTTGAGATAATTGAGATGCTGACATTTGTAGGGATGAGTAGAGACGCGATATATCGCATCTCTACTTAGGGCTTGCTGATGAAGCGCATTTCCATCAAACTTAATGCAGGATGTGATGTGAATTCATTAGTCGCCTCCGTTATTTCCGATAGTTGCGATTAACTTCTGGCTCAATTTATGGCTCCAGAAGTTTCTGGAACTTAACTCACTAGACAAGAGAGGAAAACGAGGTCAGACATAATTACTTCTCCTTTTTAAGATCGATGCCTCTCAATCGGTAGGTTGATATGTACAACTTAGCAATTTAGTCAAGTACCTGCAACATTTATTAGCAAAAAGCGGTTATTGTCACATTGCGATACATTGCTCTCAGGAAGGTTAATAAGTTGGATAAATCCTTAACCAGCAAGGGTTTTAAGGATGCGCGATCACTCATCTGTGCAGCATCTTTTTCTATCTTGGATGTGAGTAAATTGCTTTCTCGATCTTTGTGTAGCGGTATTCTCAGGAAAATCCAATTATTATTTAATTAATCTGGAATCTGAGAGAAAATCGTCAATTTAACTGAGTATCACTTTAAAGAAAACTCATCAAACTTAACTGCGGAAACTTCAGGGGTGCAAGTATCAAACCGATAACTACTGACAGTTCCACTTCCTGTATCTAAGATGCTAAACACCGTTATGTCATTACTGGCGATGTAGGGTAAGGGGTTACCTTGAGTATCTAAAACAGGGGCAATGTTGGGTACAATTGGCTCTAACCCATTCGGATCGCCTATAGCTACATATTCTTCTTGGTAACCAGTGGGGATGAAACGGGGGCGATCGCCCCAAGCTGCGCCGTAAGAGTTACCTACATTAGAAGATTCCAGGTAATGAACCCCTTTAGCACTCATAAATCGATTCCACAGGTGGGAATGCCCAAAATATACCATTTGTACTCCCGCAGATTCTAGTAACGGAACCACATCACGGATAATGTAGTCAGCGTGCTTGGGATATTCATAGCGGATGGCGGTTAGGTTTCCCTGGAGATCGGTTTCCCTCACTTGTACGGGATCTGTATAAGCAGGAACGATGTTATCGCCCAATGTGTGAGGCGGATGGTGAAACATCGCGATTTTATACTTAGCTTGACTAAATTCAGGACTTTTTAACTCATTTTCTAACCAAATATACTGTGGAGAACCTGGGTGAATTGGCTCAAAAATATGCTGCCCATAGCCCCAATTTTCGGGATTAGGCAAGTCTTTAGTAGCTTCTCGATATCTACCTTTGATTTCATCTTCTAAAGTCGGATTGCGCCAAATATTTGTAATGTATAAAACAACTAATCTAATGTCACCAAAAGTAACTGCATAATATTTTTTACCACCTGTATCGCTTTGGGGAAGGGAGAATATTTCTTCGTAGGTATTAGTGTTAAAAGTGCGATCTAAAAGAGACTTACCATCACTGGGGAATTTTTCTGCCACTTGTTTGGGGATAGCATCATAAAATTGCTGGTTTAAGCTTTTTTTGAGAGAAAAACGCCCTATTACTTCATGATTTCCAATTGCCGTAAATAAAGGGGCGTGTTGGATTATTTCACCACCTCGGTATATCGTCGAAATGCCATTTTTAGTGAGTTGATAACTAGCTTTTCCCTGCAAACACGGGAAAAAAGCCCCACCGCTACTATCATCAAACCATTGTGAAGCGCGATCGCTCACATTCACTAAATCCCCCGCAAAGAAGACAGCATCAACCCTACCTACAGTTTCTACTACTTTTTGCAAATTAGCAGCAGTCATTGGCATTAACTGATGATCTGAAGTCAGGAGAACTTTTAAGGGTATTCCCACAACTGGTGAAGGTGCAAGAGTAAATATTTGACTGCTAACCTGTTCTCCCTCTTCGGTGATACTAGTTACTTGATAGGGAATTCTCACCCCTGGAATCAGATTAGTAATTTCGGCTTCATGTCGCCAAATATGCCTTAACTGAGGAGTTTCCTGAAGGATATTGTTTTGATAATCTTCTCTTAATCTAGATTTACTATCTTCTCTGATACGAGTCAGCTTAAAAGTTATGGCACAAGCGGTTTGACAGAGGCGAACTGATGCACTCTCGCCATATGCAACTAGATGATCTTTTCCCGCAAATTCAGTAAACCACACCACTCGCACCGAGTTAGATGTAGGTAATTGTAAAAATGGATCTGCCAGCAAATCGATTTTTTGAGTCATAGATATCTGAGCAGAAGCCAACAACGGAGAGGGTGGGATTTGAACCCACGGAACCCGCAAGGGTTCACTTGATTTCAAGTCAAGCGCATTCGACCACTCTGCCACCTCTCCAGATAACTCATTATATCATTTAGCGGGTGGAAGTAAATCATTGAAAGTGATACAAGATCTAAGTTTTAACCTGCGGTGAACCTTTTTCAGCAGCAGAAGCGCATAATGAGTTTGATGTCCTACCGGCTCTAAAAACGACAGCAGATAAATAAGTACCTCACCAATTCCTATGCCCCATACCCTATGCCCCGTGCCCCATGCCGTATGCCCAAAACCAACTTATACAATTAATTTTGCCTACCTACTTACTACAACTGTTAAGAATTTTTGCGTTTAGTCAAGTGTTGATAGACAAATTAAAAACCTGTAAGGCTTTACTGATAAACTTTTCAGAGATTGATACTAGGTAAATAGCCGCTTAAAGCGACTGCTCTTACCTGAGAAAATTTAGAAGCATTAACCCGATTGATTCAAAAGCACATTCGGTAAAAACTTTAAGATCGAGCGATCGCACTAGGGAGAATTGCTGTGAAATTAGCTTATTGGATGTACGCAGGTCCCGCTCACATTGGTACTCTACGCATTGCTACTTCTTTCAAGAACGTTCATGCAATCATGCACGCACCCTTGGGAGATGATTATTTTAACGTCATGCGCTCTATGCTAGAGAGGGAGAGGGATTTCACCCCAGTTACTGCTAGCGTCGTAGATCGCAATGTCTTAGCACGGGGTTCTCAAGAGAAAGTTGTAGACAATATTACCCGTAAAGACGCTGAAGAAAAGCCAGATCTGATCGTTCTGACTCCTACCTGCACTTCCAGCATCTTACAAGAAGACTTGCAAAACTTCGTCGATCGCGCCCAATTGGAGGCTAAAGGCGATGTAATGCTAGCGGATGTAAATCACTATCGGGTCAACGAATTACAAGCCGCAGACCGCACTTTACTGCAAATCGTTGAGTATTACATCAATAAAGCTCGCAAGCAAGGAAATCTACCAGAAGGAAAAACTGAAAAGCCTTCAGTTAATATTATCGGTATCAGTACCCTTGGCTTCCACAACCAGCACGATTGTACCGAATTAAAGCGGCTGATGAAGGATTTGGGCATTGAAGTCAACGAAGTCATTCCTGAAGGTGCTAGCGTTCACAATCTCAAGAATTTGCCTCGCGCTTGGTTTAACCTAGTTCCCTATCGGGAAGTAGGTTTAATGGCTGCTAGCTATCTAGAGAAGGAATTTGGGACTCCTTGCGTCAATATTACGCCAATGGGAGTCGTAGAAACGGCGCGGTGTATTCGCAAGATTCAGCAAATCTTGAATCGACAAGGTGCTGATGTGGATTACGAAGACTTTATCAACGAACAGACTCTATACGTTTCTCAAGCTGCTTGGTTCTCTCGTTCTATTGACTGTCAAAACCTAACTGGCAAAAAAGCTGTGGTTTTCGGTGATAGCACCCACGCAGCCGCAATGACCAAAATTTTAGCCCGCGAAATGGGAATTCATGTAGTTTGGGCTGGAACTTATTGTAAGTATGATGCTGAATGGTTCAAACAGGAAGTCAGTGAATACTGCGAAGAAGTCTTAATTAGCGAAGATAACGGTCAAATTGGAGATGCGATCGCCAGAGTTGAGCCATCCGCGATTTTTGGCACCCAAATGGAACGTCACGTTGGAAAACGTTTAGATATTCCCTGTGGTGTCATCGCTGCACCAGTTCACATCCAAAACTTCCCTATCGGTTACAAGCCATTCTTAGGCTATGAAGGAACCAATCAAATCGCAGATTTAGTCTATAATTCCTTTACCTTGGGAATGGAAGACCATTTATTGGAGATATTCGGCGGTCACGATACCAAAGAAGTTATCCATAAAGGAATTTCCGCAGATTCAGACTTGGGTTGGAATCGCGAAGCCACAGCCGAACTCAACAAAATCCCTGGTTTTGTGAGAGGGAAAGTCAAGCGAAATACTGAGAAATTCGCTCGCGATCGCGGATTAAACGAAATCACCCTAGAAGTGATGTATGCAGCTAAAGAGTCTGTAGGCGCTTAAAGGGAAGCAGGGGAAGCAGAGGGGAGGGAATGCAGTCAGATCGTCGCAATATTTTCCTCTCAGCCTCTCATACCAAATCCGCATAGATAACCCAATCAACAATTCATACTTCAAATCAGCACTTATTTCGTTCGTCTGTATCGTACCAAGGACTTTTACTTTCTATTTCTGTCGTAGCAATAGGTCTTTGTTCTGGTGCAGGAGAAATTGTGTCAGATGTTTGTAAAGGTTGTTTTTCTGGTGGCAAAACTGCCCCTAGTCTTACTTGAATTTGTGGACCAGAGCTAGCTAATCGGAAAACCATACCATCAGTTACCGGTACTTGGTCAATTGACTTACCGTCAAAATAAGTACCATTAGCACCAATACTAACTACTTCCCAGTTAGATTCTTTGGCTCTTAGTTCAACGTGGTAACGGGAAACTACTGCACTATATAACACCACATCATTGTCTACTGCTCGTCCAATCCGCACGACTGTTTCTGACTCAAAAGTCCAACTTTGAACTGGTATTGATTGTAAAGGATGCAGTAAAGTCAGCGTAATCACTTTTCTTATAACTCACAAATAGTTTTGCGTTTAATTCGGCTATTTCCAATATTAGTAATTGGTAATTAAACATGAAAAGCTTGGGGAATAAACCTCAATTTTTTCCCAATTATTCCACTTATTAAGTTCAATGACACTTATTTAGTCATGATTTGTACTTATTCTACCCTGGTTATTTATTAAAACTCTAATTAGTCGAAAATGTATCTTCAAGATGCCAAGAGAAGCCCAAATTAATTTGTGGAAATGTCAACTAACCATCAAAATGAAGGGTAGGAAAAGATTTAGAAATCTACCTACCCCCAAATTTAGCTATGAGCTTTGGAATAAAAAGGTGACCAAATCTCCCTTACCAAGACTAATGCGATCGCCTGGACGTAACTTATGACGGTTACCTTTGGCTAAAACATTGTGATTGATGTAAGTACCATTAGAACTGCCTACGTCTTCTATATAGTAAGCATCTCCTTCAACTCGAATATCGGAATGAATTCGAGAGACAATTTCGGAATTAGGAAAACCAGAAACGTCAATATCTGGAGGAACTTGGTCGTTTGGCTTACCTATATGAATTACAGATAGGTTAAGGGGGAGTTCCAGTAATTGATTAGTTTGTAAATGCAGTAATTTGGCTGATTGTAGCTGGAGTTGGGTACTAGCCATCCCCGATGTTGGCATGACTGGCATCGGTGGCGGTACTGGATCTGGTATTGTGACTGCTCCCGGATCTGGCATTGGCGGTACCGGATCTGGTATTGGTAGCGGTACTGGATCTGGCATTGGTGGCGATACCGGATCTGGCATTGGTGGCGATACCGGATCTGGCATTGGTGGTGGTATCGGATCTGGCATTGGCGGTGCCGGATCTGGCATTGGTGGCGATACCGGATCTGGAGAATTAACTACCGTAGCTGGTAAAGAACTGCCACTATAGCTAGGAGAAGGAGGAGGAGAACCTGGATTGACTACTAAAGTTTCTCCTGGCAGGGGATAGTCAGGAAAATCTGGTAGAGAGGGAAAATCTGGTAGATCCGGTAACCCACTAGATAAAGGTGAACTGGGTTTTAGACCAGTACCACATTGACCACAAAACGTAGCATCTGCTTGCACGCTAGCCCCACAATTAGGGCAAGCACAGGTACTAGGTAATGGAGTGAAACAAGCTTCACAGTGGCTGGAGCCATCGGGATTTTGGTGATTGCAATTGGGGCAAACAATCATAACAAACTCCTCACATAGACGTTGAGTTGCATCATAATTTTATCCGTAACTTTATTGCTAAGCAGGGAATAGCTGTTAGTTTTACCGATCTGTCTTAACATATCTTTCCCCAGCAGCTTGATCTAATATCCACCAAAGTTCACCTTTTGGGCGAATCAATCTCGCAGGATAGGTTAATTCATCTCCTGTGGGGGCAAAAATTTGAGCCAAGGCAGGTTGTTTACTAGAACCAGTCACAACAAAAACCACGCATTTGGCATGGTTGAGAACTGGTACAGTTAAGGTCAGTCGAGGTTGACCGTCCTTAAAACCTACTGTAACTAAGCGATCGCTCACTTGCAAAGCTTCTGTGTGGGGAAATAATGAGGCAGTATGAGCATCATCTCCAATCCCCAACAGGATTAGATCGAATTCTGGGATTTCTCCAGAAGATAAGTCAAAAAAATCTTTTAGTTCTCTTTCGTGTGCTGTAGCGGCTGCGGCTGGATCTGCTAATGTCGTAGACATGGGGTGAATGTTGCTAGCCGGAATGGGTACGCGATCGAGCCAAGCTTGACGAGCCATTTTTTGATTGCTATCAGGGTGATCTGGGGGCACGTAGCGCTCATCTCCCCAAAAAATATGGATTTGCTCCCAAGGTAGGTTTTGAGTGGCTAGAGCTTCATATAAAGGCTTAGGGGTACTCCCTCCAGACAAGGCTATGGTAAACTTTCCCCGTGCCTCAATTGCAACTTCTGCTTTTTGTAAAATTAGTTCCAAGGCTTTGTCGATGACAGCTTGGCGATCGCTCAAGACTTCTATTATTCGATCCATAAGTAGCAATAGTTTAGAATTTTCAATCAACAAATTTGGTTCTGTTCCCCTGCTCTTGTAGCATATTGGGAATGTGAATGTGGATCTTGTAAAATTTTGTGTGAATGCAGATGAAAGCCAACAATACTTTAACCTTAGCCCCCTTCTTATTAAAAACTGTGGGTGGGTTACTAATTTTAGCCTCTTTAGTAGAGTACATTTTACTATTTTTCCCACCAGCAGTTTCCGATCCTAAGCTGCTAGATCAGTATTGGAAAATAGACTTTTGGAATCAATTGGTTAATAGTGGAGTTGTCCCGTTAGTGGGGATGTTATTAATTTTTGCGGGATATTGGATGAGTTCAACCCTTAATATCTCTCCAAAGCGTCCATTTTGGCAGGATTTACGCTTTTGGGTGGCGCTCTTAGCTACAATTTTGGGTATTGCTTATTTGGTGACTATTCCTGTTTATTTGAGTAACGTTAACTTTGTCAAAGAAGATACCATCAAAAACATTGATGCTAAAACAGTAGTTGAAAAAGATCGGCTCAACAAGCAGTTAGAACAAGTTAATGCTCAATTAGCAGAATATCAAAAAGTTGCTAAAGACAAACCTAAATTAGAACAAGAAATTGCTCGGATCACTCAAGCAATTAATAGCGGTCAAGTTCAGGGAACGCAATTAGAACAATTTAATAATGCTCGCGCTAATTTGGAGAGTCTAAAAAATAATTCTCAAGTGTTAGAACAAAGAAATAAACAAATCCAAGAAGAAGCTAAAAAAGAATTAGCTAGAATAGATAGTTCTCAAAAAGATGCTAAGGCAATTACAGCTAATAATGCGATCCTTTCAGTAACTAAGACTGATTTGAAAAGTTTAATTTTAGCGATCGCTCATACAATTGTTGGTTGGATGGGTTTGAAAAATGTGTTGACTAGTTCTCCAAATACTGTTGAAAAATGGGAGTAATTATCCTACTGTAAAGCAGCTAATTTATCTGCCCAACGAGTAGTTTCAGGTAAACGATATTTGCTAGTACAAGCTAGAGTATACCTAATTGCTGTTGGCAAACTTATCTGATGTCCTGGAGAAACAAAGACTGGTTTAATACCTGTCCGAGTGCGTAAAACCGCACCAATAGTTTCACCTTCAGAAGTTAAAGGTTGCCAACTTCCTTGGGTTAAAGGTACTTGTTCGTAGTCTCCAGTCAGCCAAGATTTAGCGACTCCAATGGTAGGCTTATTAATTAACACTCCTAAATGGCAAGCAATTCCTAATCGACGCGGATGAGCCGTTCCTTGTCCATCACAAAGGATTAAATCTGGTTGAATAGTCACAGCATTTAATGCTTCTAAAATAGCTGGTATTTCTCGAAACGAAAGATATCCAGGAACATAGGGAAATGCGGTTTTACAACGTGCTAAAGCATGAGTTTGTAATTCTAGTTGAGGAAAGTTGAGGACAGCGATCGCCGCTTGAGTAATACCTTTTTGTTTGTCATAACTAACATCCACCCCAGCGACATAATTAATAGTTGGTAATTGATCTTCCAGAATGACTTTATTCTTGAGTTTTTCCTGAACTACTTTAGCTTCTGCTATTGTCAAATCCCAAGAATGTTCGTGGAAGATTTCCATGATCCTATTACCTTAACTTCTAATTTCTACAGGCATAACCAAATAAGTCATTTTAAAACCTCCTAATGGTCTAAAAATAATGGGATTTAAGGCACCATTTAGCTGCATTTGCAGTTGGTCACCAACAATACACTTTAAACCATCCAAAAGATATTTAACGTTAAACGCTACGTCGATACTACTACCAGAAATTTGGCTATCTAAAGACTCTTTTCCACTACCTACATCCGCAGCTTCAACAGAAAGAAATAACTTTTGATTTTCACTATCGATGCTAAATTTAACCAAATTATTTTTTTGATCTGCTAGTACAGAAATTCTTTCTAAAGCGCTAACTAGTTTCTTTCTCTCTAATATTACTTCCCGTTCAAATTGTTGGGGAATTAATTGTTGATAATTAGGATACTGACCATCTAATGTTCGACTAGTTAATCGTTGTTTTTCTAATTCAAATACTACCTGACCTGGTTCTTGTTGAAGACAGATTTGATTTTTAGCTTCACTGTCGCGATCGCTTCGACTCGCGTTTAGAGACTCGCTGCTTCCTAGCATTCTCTCTACTTCTCGTAAAGCTTTAGCTGGAACAGTCACTTGAAAGATTTCTGCTGGTTGAGTATTTTCCTCTGCTGACTCTTCCTCCCCAGAACCTGCGATCCTACTTTCAACTACCGCTAAGCGATGTCCATCAGTAGCCGCAAACTCCAGAGTACCACCCCGAACTTTCAAATGAACCCCTGTAAGAATTTGCTTGGTATCATCAGGACTAGTCGCAAATAGAGTCCCTCGCAAGCCATCAAATAACGCTGCTATAGGGAAATATGTTTTTCTATCATTGCCTATAGCTGGTAAATCTGGATATTCATCCGTTCCCATTCCCCTGATTTGGTAATTACCAGAAATAGAGGCAATAGTCGCTAAGAATTCTCCATCATCTGTTTCAATGGTAATTTCTCCCTCTGGTAAGCGAGAGATGATGTCATTAAGAAGTTTTGCTGGTAAGGTAACTTGTCCAGAAGTTGCTACTGATGCGCTAAAAGTACTGTGAATGCCTAAACTTAGGTCAAATGCAGTTAAACTAACTGTTTGAGTATCTGCGTCTCCTATTAGCTTAACATTGGCTAAAATTGGATGTGTCGGACGAGAGGGAACAGCTTTGGCTACCAATGAGAGATTGGTACTCAAATCTTTTTGAGTCGATGTCAGTTTCATTACGGACCTAAATCGGTGCTAAGAGCGCTTACCAATGGTAGCAAACGATAAACAATTTAGCACCCTCCCTCTTACTACTACTAAATTTAGTTAATATATATAATTAGTCTTAGTAGAACCTGGGGAAACTGTGGAAAAAGTTTCATATTTTCCACCAGCTAATTGTTGTAGCGGATACACACCTGTGGAAAACCTGTGAATAAAGTAGTGAGTTTTCCCCAACTTAGCTATGAGTCGTAAAACTTTCCACCAATAATCCACAGTAATTGGATAGTTTTACACAAAGTTTTCCACAGAAAAGGCAGAGTTTTCCACAGAGGGAGGGATGGATACTAGTTTTTGTCTCGGCTAGAGAAATTGATGCGATCGCTCAACTGTCTGATAGTTTTTGCCATTTCTGGATCGGTTTGTCGGAGTTGAGAAATTTTTTCATAGCTGTATAAAACAGTAGTATGGTCTTTTCCGCCAAATTCCTCGCCAATTCTGGGAAAACTTAAATCTGTATGCTGACGCATTAAATACATCCCAATTTGTCTCGCCAGACTAATTTCTCTGCGCCTAGAATTACCTTTTAAATCTTCTATAGAAACATTAAAAGCGTCAGCAATTATTTGTAAGACAGCGATTGGTTTAGCTTCAACGATTGCACTTTGAGGACTTAAAATAGGGGCAATATTTTCGACTGTCATGGGTAACCCAGAAATAGACATATAAGCAACACTACGAATTAACGCGCCTTCTAACTCGCGAATATTTGAAGTGTAATTAACCGCTATATATTCAATTACATTTCTGGGTAAATCCACATTTTCATACTCAGCTTTTTTCTGTAAAATTGCCATCCGAGTTTCTAAATCAGGAGCCTGAATATCGGCAATTAATCCCATCGAAAATCTCGAACAAAGACGTTCTTGTAATCGAGGAATTTGATTAGGAGGACGGTCAGAAGCAATGACGACTTGTTTCCCAGTTTCGTGCAGAGTATTAAAAGTATAAAAAAACTCTTCTTGAGTGTATTCTTTACCCTCAATAAACTGGATATCATCAACTAAAAGTACATCTGCTGCTCGATAGTGTTCTCGAAAACTGTGCATACTATCTTTACGAATCGCAGTGATTAAGTCGTTAGTAAACTTTTCCGTAGAGACATAAAATATTTTTGATTCAGGACAAATCTCAAGACGATAATGACCAATTGCTTGCATCAAATGAGTTTTTCCCAAACCCACACCACCACAGAGAAATAATGGATTAAATTCTCTCCCTGGGGACTCAGCTACAGCCAAAGAAGCAGCATGAGCCATGCGGTTATTAGAGCCAACTACAAACCTAGAAAAGATATATTTATGATTTAATTGAGTTGGCTGAACAGTTGGATTAACTGGTTTTTCGGGTGTGGGAACTGGTTGTGGCAAAGACCAGGAAAAAATTGCCGAATTGTCAATTCCTCCCTCCTCAACCTTAGCGACTGTAATTAAAATTTCTAAAGGTTGACCCACAATTTCTTGCACTACATCGCTAATCATTTTGATGTAGTACTTTTGCAACCAATTTTTGGCAAATGGATTGGGAGTGCAGATAATCAAGCGATCGCTAGCTAACTCTTCAACAGTAGCTGTTTTAATCCAAGTTTCAAATGTAGGACGACTCAGTTGTTGCTGTAATCGTTCTAAAACCTGACTCCAAAGTTGTTGTGGGGAAATATCCAAGTTCACCGAACTCCGTTAACTTGCTTAAGGAGGTAGTAACATCGAGTATAACTAGCGATCGCAACTTCTCAATCAACTTGACTATGAGTGAAATTTTACCGATTTCTCAACTAGGTGCTACAATTCTGCGCCAGCGCGCTCAAGAAATCAGCGATCTGAGACAATCCGATATTCAACAACTTATAGGGGATCTCATCAAGACCGTTAAATCTGCCCAGGGAGTGGGGA contains:
- a CDS encoding DUF456 domain-containing protein, which produces MSETLLYWVLVAIMVVGVLGAILPGIPGSSLIVIAVIIWGAIHGFSTLTWALGVSIVVWLLSIGIDFLAGYWGAKRFGASSWGQWGAFIGLFVGIFGLLPALPIGGPILGIFVGPFVGAILGEFLYRRELELTPRLRQAVQAGIGIVVGSLIGRLIHALLAIAAVVVFLWTTLPSMTGT
- a CDS encoding SDR family NAD(P)-dependent oxidoreductase; this encodes MKIQGKTALVTGASRGIGLAIALELVNQGINRLLLVARDERRLAEVAAEIERLGVEAIPLALDLSEPIEVNIAIAQAWRDHGPIDLLINCAGIAHQVPFLQSRLPQVQAEISVNLVGMYTVTRLIARRMATQQQGTIVNVSSLMGKLAAPTMATYSATKFAIVGFTQALRGELAQHNIKVVSLLPSLTETDMVRNIQSFRWIIPMTPQQVAKSLIDGLNKGNTEILVGWQSHLAVWCNRLAPWLMEIVLRLAAPLAKPRSRAFPYFQDTLATLLR
- a CDS encoding metallophosphoesterase family protein, yielding MTQKIDLLADPFLQLPTSNSVRVVWFTEFAGKDHLVAYGESASVRLCQTACAITFKLTRIREDSKSRLREDYQNNILQETPQLRHIWRHEAEITNLIPGVRIPYQVTSITEEGEQVSSQIFTLAPSPVVGIPLKVLLTSDHQLMPMTAANLQKVVETVGRVDAVFFAGDLVNVSDRASQWFDDSSGGAFFPCLQGKASYQLTKNGISTIYRGGEIIQHAPLFTAIGNHEVIGRFSLKKSLNQQFYDAIPKQVAEKFPSDGKSLLDRTFNTNTYEEIFSLPQSDTGGKKYYAVTFGDIRLVVLYITNIWRNPTLEDEIKGRYREATKDLPNPENWGYGQHIFEPIHPGSPQYIWLENELKSPEFSQAKYKIAMFHHPPHTLGDNIVPAYTDPVQVRETDLQGNLTAIRYEYPKHADYIIRDVVPLLESAGVQMVYFGHSHLWNRFMSAKGVHYLESSNVGNSYGAAWGDRPRFIPTGYQEEYVAIGDPNGLEPIVPNIAPVLDTQGNPLPYIASNDITVFSILDTGSGTVSSYRFDTCTPEVSAVKFDEFSLK
- the pgl gene encoding 6-phosphogluconolactonase; the encoded protein is MDRIIEVLSDRQAVIDKALELILQKAEVAIEARGKFTIALSGGSTPKPLYEALATQNLPWEQIHIFWGDERYVPPDHPDSNQKMARQAWLDRVPIPASNIHPMSTTLADPAAAATAHERELKDFFDLSSGEIPEFDLILLGIGDDAHTASLFPHTEALQVSDRLVTVGFKDGQPRLTLTVPVLNHAKCVVFVVTGSSKQPALAQIFAPTGDELTYPARLIRPKGELWWILDQAAGERYVKTDR
- the bchB gene encoding ferredoxin:protochlorophyllide reductase (ATP-dependent) subunit B, with product MKLAYWMYAGPAHIGTLRIATSFKNVHAIMHAPLGDDYFNVMRSMLERERDFTPVTASVVDRNVLARGSQEKVVDNITRKDAEEKPDLIVLTPTCTSSILQEDLQNFVDRAQLEAKGDVMLADVNHYRVNELQAADRTLLQIVEYYINKARKQGNLPEGKTEKPSVNIIGISTLGFHNQHDCTELKRLMKDLGIEVNEVIPEGASVHNLKNLPRAWFNLVPYREVGLMAASYLEKEFGTPCVNITPMGVVETARCIRKIQQILNRQGADVDYEDFINEQTLYVSQAAWFSRSIDCQNLTGKKAVVFGDSTHAAAMTKILAREMGIHVVWAGTYCKYDAEWFKQEVSEYCEEVLISEDNGQIGDAIARVEPSAIFGTQMERHVGKRLDIPCGVIAAPVHIQNFPIGYKPFLGYEGTNQIADLVYNSFTLGMEDHLLEIFGGHDTKEVIHKGISADSDLGWNREATAELNKIPGFVRGKVKRNTEKFARDRGLNEITLEVMYAAKESVGA
- a CDS encoding FHA domain-containing protein; its protein translation is MITLTLLHPLQSIPVQSWTFESETVVRIGRAVDNDVVLYSAVVSRYHVELRAKESNWEVVSIGANGTYFDGKSIDQVPVTDGMVFRLASSGPQIQVRLGAVLPPEKQPLQTSDTISPAPEQRPIATTEIESKSPWYDTDERNKC
- a CDS encoding FHA domain-containing protein; this translates as MIVCPNCNHQNPDGSSHCEACFTPLPSTCACPNCGASVQADATFCGQCGTGLKPSSPLSSGLPDLPDFPSLPDFPDYPLPGETLVVNPGSPPPSPSYSGSSLPATVVNSPDPVSPPMPDPAPPMPDPIPPPMPDPVSPPMPDPVSPPMPDPVPLPIPDPVPPMPDPGAVTIPDPVPPPMPVMPTSGMASTQLQLQSAKLLHLQTNQLLELPLNLSVIHIGKPNDQVPPDIDVSGFPNSEIVSRIHSDIRVEGDAYYIEDVGSSNGTYINHNVLAKGNRHKLRPGDRISLGKGDLVTFLFQSS